The following coding sequences lie in one Myxococcus xanthus genomic window:
- a CDS encoding SAVED domain-containing protein, translating into MSAPYAFDGQPRQYIARDANGKTGAATFQWGLVEELRPEFLTPTPSPNAQKKMGMVLRNFLEDVLKALGGWSAYEDEILDAKSRGWPIGLHLRFNALELFSLPWALTLLRNNMRLASLEPCPLSFEWETADSSARVSGAPGRLLFAWSDAADGVSEDNHLAEIQHACSEFDRAKDVLEHVTLDSLREKLRQAKVERRPYRVLHFLCHGGPVPGGSFGLCWDDHHRPGRELRIHGNMLVDVLGEFRDDIQAVVLSACHGGNPGEAGKMLGGVAHDLHQMGIPAVIASQMPLSIDGSIRVTRAFHSSLYREKTSVRKSFQAAHASLSVSTLDWASLQLFVVTPEKVPPGQRWLFSEEHGLPASVRREVVVAYEVNFDVPTTSIAEALEGRLGPEPDVVLLRPLGRVADGLPSKRREWQSAIDQADKLVSALGARVSHVDLFGCAPLPLMFHLGWGLARRKVRVYQQQRGQSGVWSCGYDSELPLPEGEPFFRLEAWPDLASCVEAGGRVVMTVEVQPAIRSEDMEEWLRCATPPGWVRLVAARGPSPTVVRGPEDTARAVAEFRGYLDRIHQELPFIKEIWLAMTGPASLAAALGRAYNPKVHATLKLFNFRKVEGYVEVPWNGGVQGQPARRR; encoded by the coding sequence GTGAGCGCGCCATACGCATTCGACGGTCAACCAAGGCAGTACATCGCAAGGGACGCGAATGGAAAGACGGGCGCCGCGACCTTCCAATGGGGCCTCGTTGAAGAGTTGAGACCAGAGTTCCTGACCCCGACGCCCAGCCCCAATGCCCAAAAGAAGATGGGGATGGTGTTGCGGAATTTCCTTGAAGACGTCTTGAAGGCGCTGGGGGGGTGGTCAGCCTATGAAGATGAAATCCTCGATGCGAAGAGCCGCGGTTGGCCCATTGGGCTGCATTTGAGATTCAATGCACTGGAGTTGTTCAGTCTCCCATGGGCACTGACCCTGCTCAGGAACAACATGCGGCTTGCATCTCTTGAGCCCTGCCCTCTGTCATTCGAATGGGAGACGGCGGATTCTTCAGCGCGTGTATCAGGGGCACCGGGGCGGTTGCTCTTCGCCTGGTCGGACGCCGCGGACGGAGTATCCGAGGATAATCACCTCGCCGAGATTCAGCACGCATGCTCCGAGTTCGATCGGGCGAAGGACGTCCTGGAGCATGTCACACTGGACTCTCTCCGGGAAAAATTGCGGCAAGCTAAGGTTGAGCGCCGCCCCTATCGCGTCCTTCATTTCCTCTGCCACGGCGGCCCTGTTCCTGGAGGCTCATTTGGCCTTTGCTGGGACGACCACCATCGGCCCGGAAGGGAATTGCGCATCCATGGGAACATGCTTGTGGATGTGCTGGGGGAATTCAGGGACGACATTCAGGCCGTGGTGTTGAGCGCGTGTCACGGTGGGAACCCCGGTGAGGCGGGCAAAATGCTTGGCGGAGTGGCACACGACCTTCACCAGATGGGCATTCCGGCAGTCATTGCCTCACAGATGCCGCTGTCCATCGATGGTTCGATTCGCGTGACCCGGGCGTTTCACTCGTCGCTCTATCGCGAGAAAACCTCGGTGAGAAAATCATTCCAGGCGGCGCATGCCTCACTGAGTGTCAGTACTCTCGACTGGGCTTCTCTCCAGCTCTTCGTCGTGACTCCGGAGAAAGTCCCACCAGGGCAGCGATGGCTCTTCTCCGAGGAGCATGGGCTTCCAGCCTCGGTGCGGAGGGAGGTAGTCGTGGCCTACGAAGTAAACTTCGACGTGCCGACCACCAGTATCGCGGAAGCCCTGGAAGGCCGTTTGGGGCCTGAGCCGGATGTCGTGTTGCTACGGCCACTCGGTCGCGTCGCGGACGGCCTGCCGTCGAAGCGAAGGGAGTGGCAGAGCGCCATCGACCAGGCCGACAAGCTTGTCTCTGCGCTGGGAGCGCGTGTCTCCCACGTGGACCTCTTTGGCTGCGCGCCGCTTCCTCTCATGTTCCACCTCGGGTGGGGCCTGGCACGGCGCAAGGTTCGCGTCTACCAGCAGCAGCGCGGCCAGAGTGGTGTCTGGTCATGTGGCTATGACTCCGAGCTCCCGTTGCCTGAAGGGGAGCCCTTCTTCCGGCTGGAAGCCTGGCCAGATCTTGCCTCGTGTGTTGAGGCGGGTGGGCGTGTCGTCATGACGGTGGAGGTTCAGCCGGCCATTCGTTCCGAAGATATGGAGGAATGGTTGAGATGCGCGACGCCGCCCGGATGGGTCAGGCTTGTGGCCGCACGTGGGCCTTCACCTACGGTGGTGAGAGGACCCGAGGACACAGCCCGTGCCGTGGCTGAGTTTCGCGGATACCTTGATCGCATCCACCAAGAGCTTCCCTTCATCAAGGAGATATGGCTTGCGATGACGGGCCCCGCCAGCCTCGCGGCAGCACTGGGAAGGGCCTACAACCCGAAAGTACACGCGACGCTCAAGCTCTTCAATTTTCGCAAGGTGGAAGGATACGTGGAGGTACCCTGGAATGGTGGCGTTCAAGGTCAACCGGCCCGCCGCCGCTAA
- a CDS encoding RNA polymerase sigma factor encodes MASNFDEWHERYYGRLMPTAEKLCRGAVGIDPKDLVQETLLRFIEHYEAAPSEPKDGPAEGWLIKVMTHHFYDLIRGAMGRKKAEGDPTITRWTLAQQGASGATYERITEERFDWAIGKLPQQQRLTFLLRSQGLRNQEIALKLGVSPGTVAKRLFDARQRLSELLKPYVDEGTH; translated from the coding sequence GTGGCCAGCAACTTCGACGAGTGGCATGAGAGGTACTACGGGCGTTTGATGCCCACTGCCGAAAAGCTCTGCCGGGGCGCGGTCGGGATTGACCCCAAGGACCTCGTGCAGGAAACCTTGTTGCGCTTCATCGAGCATTACGAAGCCGCGCCGAGCGAGCCCAAGGACGGGCCAGCCGAAGGCTGGCTCATCAAGGTCATGACGCATCACTTCTATGACCTGATTCGAGGGGCCATGGGTCGGAAGAAGGCAGAGGGCGATCCGACGATTACTCGCTGGACCTTGGCACAGCAAGGGGCGAGCGGCGCGACCTACGAACGGATTACCGAGGAGCGTTTCGATTGGGCCATCGGAAAGCTCCCTCAGCAGCAGCGCCTTACCTTCCTGCTTCGATCTCAGGGGCTGCGCAACCAGGAGATTGCCTTGAAGCTAGGCGTCTCTCCCGGCACCGTGGCCAAGCGACTGTTTGACGCGCGTCAGCGGCTCAGCGAACTGCTCAAGCCTTACGTTGATGAGGGAACCCACTGA
- a CDS encoding CHAT domain-containing protein, whose product MSSSPCDQLQSFADGDLPPMEAQAFGQHLADCEKCQVELTRLLQLDQLGRGYIERHGPVDIPWHALPRNRWMAGGFALASMVAVAFILLGTLRPQAPRALPELWAQPQRTLEARVTYLAADRYRRPPQVMMGGAAARSGPNRSLALLSELEKRGDLHQLAVAYLATGVPEPSSAKAILEGMRSDLRWQSADVLCDLGVAHYVASKPLDAARATEELREALRLFDTVLAMQPGHVQALWNRSLVYRDLGLPLSAMKDLTEFEHRETDEGWRSEARDRRARLSSTLRRKERWLAADQTGADLINRGAQELARALTFVDVPLLRRDFYHAVRARTSSTDVLALLPLAERLDASVGSGTVLADYVHQVAARDFSRRAPLAEQYARLISGRIPESEQDALLQRFLTSDETDLALGALAHVMQRLPAYASELVRRTQHDEDPWFRVLGLQAQAMLERQQEHYKEALAPLEQALDICRRERLVYRCIFIENDLSHVKSWLFRVNAAAQHARDGLALARPNQWDLEGVMLQALGNVARQAADVTLGRAYYGEALLMAEGDKWSTRNIHQNLAHLAIWALELDEARASLDRAMDTGLPLTQHGVAALVDVARTRRSPRDALMVEQALAREPGNTPGQRAYAKFLHGRILVEVDPARGRMLLDEAIRQAEALPLDDVSAAHARAYSYTSLIFADADTGDFIAALARFGAELGFETPARCVLGLTADTERSLLVARGAQGQLLSAYVPLRSSRFEAASMEGAVPPEMLAALQACTLVDVLARPPLQGRSGLLPPGIAWRYRTRAAAPPPPAGPGTHLVVNEVRYSEERNEVPLQWLPRTAPGAEARFLRDLAATPTQVLEAISTATEIDLATHGKVDPDSNFAYLLLAPGADGRDTLFEDSIRASQLTGAPLVVLAACEGGRPNAALHRAGSLPSAFLAAGARAVLAATHPIPDLDSSAFFGAVRDRVLAGASLAVAVRDERLQWLSAGGDSEWVNAVLVFE is encoded by the coding sequence ATGTCTTCCTCTCCCTGCGACCAGCTCCAGTCCTTCGCGGATGGGGATCTTCCACCCATGGAGGCCCAGGCGTTTGGTCAGCATCTGGCGGATTGTGAGAAGTGTCAGGTCGAGCTGACTCGACTCTTGCAGCTTGACCAACTCGGACGAGGCTATATCGAGCGACATGGGCCGGTGGACATTCCCTGGCATGCGCTGCCTCGGAACCGCTGGATGGCGGGCGGTTTCGCGCTTGCTTCCATGGTGGCCGTTGCCTTCATTCTGTTGGGAACGTTGCGGCCACAGGCACCTCGCGCGTTGCCGGAACTGTGGGCGCAACCTCAGCGGACGCTGGAGGCGCGCGTCACATATCTGGCGGCGGACCGGTACCGGCGGCCGCCTCAGGTGATGATGGGCGGCGCGGCCGCACGCTCTGGACCGAACCGCTCACTCGCATTGCTGAGCGAGTTGGAGAAACGCGGAGACCTTCATCAGCTCGCGGTCGCTTATCTGGCAACGGGCGTCCCCGAGCCTTCCAGCGCTAAGGCGATCCTGGAAGGAATGAGGAGCGACCTGCGGTGGCAATCCGCGGATGTGCTTTGCGACCTCGGAGTGGCCCACTACGTCGCGTCGAAGCCTCTGGATGCCGCGAGAGCGACGGAAGAACTCAGGGAGGCGTTGCGCCTCTTCGACACGGTGCTCGCCATGCAGCCTGGCCATGTACAGGCATTGTGGAATCGCAGCCTCGTTTATCGTGACCTGGGGCTTCCACTTTCGGCGATGAAGGACCTGACGGAGTTCGAGCACCGAGAAACCGACGAGGGGTGGCGCAGTGAGGCGCGTGACCGAAGGGCCAGACTGTCGAGCACACTGCGCCGCAAGGAACGCTGGCTGGCCGCGGACCAGACGGGCGCGGACCTCATCAATCGTGGCGCCCAAGAGCTCGCGAGGGCGTTGACCTTCGTCGATGTCCCGCTGCTGCGTCGCGACTTCTACCATGCGGTGCGTGCACGGACCTCCTCGACGGACGTGCTCGCGCTGTTGCCTCTGGCAGAGCGGCTCGATGCGTCCGTGGGTAGTGGCACCGTTCTGGCTGACTATGTTCATCAGGTCGCCGCACGGGACTTCTCTCGTCGTGCTCCCCTGGCGGAGCAGTATGCAAGGCTCATCTCGGGCCGTATCCCCGAGAGTGAGCAGGATGCCTTGCTCCAGCGCTTCTTGACCTCGGACGAGACAGACCTGGCGCTGGGGGCGCTCGCGCATGTCATGCAGCGCCTGCCTGCCTATGCAAGCGAGCTGGTGCGCCGAACCCAGCACGATGAAGACCCCTGGTTTCGGGTCTTGGGACTTCAGGCACAGGCGATGCTCGAACGTCAGCAGGAGCATTACAAAGAGGCGCTTGCACCGTTGGAGCAGGCACTCGACATCTGCCGCCGGGAACGGCTCGTCTACCGATGCATCTTCATCGAGAACGACCTGTCGCACGTGAAGAGCTGGCTCTTTCGGGTCAACGCCGCCGCGCAGCACGCACGTGATGGGCTGGCCTTGGCGAGGCCGAACCAGTGGGACCTTGAAGGCGTCATGCTCCAGGCCTTGGGGAATGTCGCGCGCCAGGCTGCGGACGTGACTCTAGGCCGCGCCTATTACGGGGAAGCGCTGTTGATGGCTGAGGGCGATAAGTGGAGCACTCGCAATATCCACCAGAACCTGGCGCACCTTGCCATCTGGGCGCTCGAACTGGATGAGGCGCGGGCTTCCCTGGACCGGGCAATGGATACAGGTCTGCCCCTGACACAGCATGGAGTCGCGGCGCTGGTAGACGTCGCACGAACACGCCGCTCGCCACGTGATGCCCTCATGGTGGAGCAGGCGTTGGCTCGGGAACCAGGCAACACTCCTGGGCAGCGTGCGTATGCGAAGTTCCTTCATGGTCGCATTCTCGTGGAGGTTGACCCGGCACGTGGGCGAATGCTCCTGGACGAGGCCATTCGGCAAGCAGAGGCCCTTCCGCTGGATGACGTCTCAGCGGCACATGCGCGCGCGTATAGCTACACCTCCCTCATCTTCGCGGATGCCGACACCGGGGACTTCATCGCTGCGCTGGCCCGGTTTGGTGCCGAACTGGGCTTCGAGACCCCCGCCAGGTGCGTGCTGGGGCTCACAGCGGACACCGAGCGCAGCTTGCTGGTTGCTCGCGGCGCTCAGGGGCAACTCCTGAGTGCATACGTGCCGTTGCGAAGCAGCAGATTCGAGGCAGCGAGTATGGAGGGGGCCGTCCCACCGGAGATGTTGGCGGCGCTCCAGGCGTGCACCTTGGTGGACGTCCTGGCACGACCTCCTTTGCAAGGACGCTCAGGGCTCCTGCCGCCGGGTATCGCCTGGCGCTACCGCACTCGCGCCGCAGCGCCTCCGCCTCCAGCAGGTCCAGGCACGCACCTGGTCGTGAACGAGGTGCGTTACAGCGAGGAGCGAAACGAAGTGCCCTTGCAGTGGTTGCCGCGCACTGCGCCTGGGGCCGAGGCTCGGTTTCTCCGAGATCTGGCGGCAACGCCGACCCAGGTACTCGAGGCCATCTCGACCGCCACCGAGATTGATTTGGCGACACATGGGAAGGTGGATCCTGATTCGAACTTCGCCTACCTGCTTCTCGCTCCTGGTGCGGATGGGAGGGACACGCTGTTCGAGGACAGCATCCGGGCCAGCCAACTTACCGGTGCGCCGCTCGTCGTGCTTGCGGCATGTGAGGGGGGGCGGCCCAACGCGGCGCTCCATCGCGCTGGAAGTCTACCCAGTGCCTTCCTGGCTGCGGGAGCGCGAGCGGTTCTGGCCGCCACGCACCCGATTCCGGACCTGGACTCATCCGCCTTCTTCGGTGCCGTGCGCGATCGCGTCCTCGCGGGTGCGAGTCTGGCCGTGGCGGTCCGCGACGAGCGTCTCCAGTGGCTGAGCGCGGGAGGCGATTCGGAGTGGGTGAACGCAGTCCTTGTCTTCGAGTGA
- a CDS encoding SMODS domain-containing nucleotidyltransferase, with protein sequence MALPLPTYFEDFLQGIRPTAAQRQDMITGHSTLKERLLADEKLSPGFVSLFLQGSYKRRTAVRPKDGKRADVDLIVVTRMKESEFTPAQAMACFKPFLDQHYAGKYRQQGRSFGIELSYVEMDLVITAAPSEAEAGVYSELAKSEGQLRADEDTDQSLLKVVEESASLWRSQRLRIPDRDAGAWQDTHPLAQLTWTSQKNARCSRHFVNVVKALKWWRLVHLDELPERPKSYPLEHLIGDCCPDGITSVAEGVVRTLENFAQRYAIHAAAHQSPHSPDRGVDQNVMARISGSDFAKFHAQVVKASQTARQAFDAPDAQAAAPLWRELFGDKFPNAPDAGGGGSPSKGGFSKHEGGPGTVGGGRFARE encoded by the coding sequence ATGGCACTTCCACTTCCCACCTATTTCGAAGACTTCCTCCAGGGCATTCGTCCTACGGCAGCTCAGCGCCAGGACATGATTACCGGGCACTCGACGCTGAAGGAGCGCCTCCTGGCCGACGAAAAGCTCTCACCTGGGTTCGTGAGCTTGTTCCTGCAGGGGAGTTACAAGCGGCGCACGGCAGTCCGTCCGAAGGATGGCAAGAGGGCCGACGTCGACCTCATCGTCGTGACCCGAATGAAGGAGTCCGAATTCACGCCCGCGCAGGCGATGGCCTGCTTCAAGCCCTTTCTGGACCAGCACTATGCCGGCAAGTATCGGCAGCAGGGCCGCTCTTTTGGTATCGAGTTGTCGTACGTCGAAATGGACCTGGTCATCACCGCTGCACCGTCGGAAGCGGAAGCCGGCGTCTACAGTGAGTTGGCCAAGAGCGAAGGGCAGTTGCGTGCCGACGAGGACACGGACCAATCCCTGCTGAAGGTCGTCGAGGAGTCAGCCTCACTTTGGAGGTCGCAGCGGCTTCGCATTCCTGACCGTGACGCCGGGGCCTGGCAGGACACGCATCCGCTCGCGCAGTTGACCTGGACCAGCCAGAAGAATGCCCGGTGTTCGCGGCATTTCGTCAACGTCGTCAAGGCGCTCAAGTGGTGGCGACTCGTTCACCTGGATGAACTACCGGAACGGCCCAAAAGCTACCCGCTCGAACACCTCATCGGTGATTGCTGCCCGGATGGAATCACCTCGGTCGCGGAAGGGGTCGTCCGGACGCTGGAGAATTTCGCGCAGCGATACGCCATTCATGCAGCGGCGCATCAGTCACCCCACTCGCCGGACCGTGGCGTTGACCAGAATGTCATGGCGCGTATCTCCGGCTCGGACTTCGCGAAGTTTCACGCTCAAGTCGTGAAGGCCTCGCAGACGGCGCGACAGGCGTTCGATGCTCCTGATGCCCAGGCGGCCGCACCACTGTGGAGGGAACTCTTCGGCGACAAGTTCCCCAACGCGCCCGATGCAGGAGGGGGCGGCTCTCCCTCGAAGGGAGGTTTCTCCAAACATGAAGGCGGTCCGGGCACCGTGGGGGGAGGCCGGTTCGCACGTGAGTGA
- a CDS encoding HesA/MoeB/ThiF family protein, which produces MDLLADIQWHPEAQCWVLPLRLRANTEGSTIPEWTPWHVLVDASYPLGDIDVHPSKQGGIEETRPHQNLNRRGPETRPWRDGKLCLQTGLAALGLRARDEEPLDAASRLGWHVARAREWLEAAARGRLLPNGAPFELPALPHMDSTQVVFREDAESLATWERIEETQGWVELAPLPGNPRVFAATAFYTIDGRWLFSFEWGDLLRRVHKRRRFRVPWLRCRQIPVLPPYAPPVLWTELEAAAHQLEWSLRDALHGLATRLRDGERHLCLLGFPIPETQGAPSARLHWWAMRLPRFAYRDIAPRGFRRTEQNYWRHDQAVMFQRSLPIDWIRTDNWAPSDLRSRGALPEALRGRWVALLGAGSLGSSVAELLVRGGVSRLVILDGDDLEAGNLVRHSLDLGSVRYSKAHALAARLRNLNPDLRAQSFRQTLRVGGLPLPELVGQCETIIDCTASDEVIEVLGRLSPSVSCHFFSASFGVGARRLLCFNAMGDRFPSDAYWAQAQEWIRRDHEEIRRTVLPREGVGCWHPVFPARSDDVVLAAAIAVKSLVAAVTERPAARLDVYERDEQGVCFRGVRHVSLHDSHAAP; this is translated from the coding sequence GTGGATTTGCTCGCCGACATACAGTGGCACCCGGAAGCGCAATGCTGGGTGCTACCACTGCGGCTTCGCGCGAACACGGAAGGCAGCACGATTCCGGAGTGGACGCCTTGGCACGTGCTCGTTGATGCGAGCTACCCCTTGGGAGACATCGATGTCCATCCGTCGAAGCAAGGGGGAATCGAGGAGACGCGTCCCCACCAGAACCTGAATCGGCGCGGACCCGAGACGAGGCCCTGGCGGGACGGCAAGCTGTGTCTGCAGACCGGGCTTGCCGCACTGGGGCTTCGGGCCCGGGATGAAGAGCCGCTTGATGCTGCATCGAGGCTGGGATGGCATGTTGCCCGGGCCCGGGAGTGGCTGGAGGCCGCTGCGCGTGGCCGGCTTCTGCCGAATGGGGCTCCGTTCGAGTTACCGGCCTTGCCACACATGGATTCGACTCAGGTGGTGTTCCGTGAGGACGCGGAGTCGCTCGCGACTTGGGAAAGGATTGAAGAAACGCAGGGCTGGGTCGAGCTGGCGCCGCTGCCGGGCAATCCTCGTGTATTCGCCGCGACGGCGTTCTATACAATCGATGGGCGCTGGCTGTTTTCTTTCGAATGGGGGGACCTGCTTCGTCGCGTTCACAAGAGGCGGCGCTTTCGGGTTCCGTGGCTGCGGTGTCGACAGATTCCGGTGCTGCCACCGTATGCGCCTCCAGTGCTCTGGACGGAACTGGAGGCGGCGGCCCACCAGCTCGAATGGAGCCTGCGTGACGCCCTGCATGGGCTGGCCACTCGTCTCCGAGATGGTGAGCGTCATCTCTGCCTTCTGGGATTCCCCATTCCGGAAACCCAAGGGGCTCCCTCGGCGCGCCTGCATTGGTGGGCGATGCGATTGCCGCGCTTCGCGTATCGAGACATCGCGCCGCGTGGATTCCGGCGCACGGAGCAGAATTACTGGCGTCACGACCAGGCGGTGATGTTCCAGCGGTCATTGCCCATCGATTGGATACGAACCGACAACTGGGCCCCTTCCGACCTTCGGAGTCGAGGAGCATTGCCAGAGGCGCTTCGTGGGAGATGGGTTGCGCTGCTCGGCGCTGGCTCGTTGGGCTCGAGCGTGGCGGAGTTGCTCGTTCGTGGCGGCGTGTCTCGCCTGGTCATCCTGGATGGTGATGATCTTGAGGCAGGCAATCTCGTTCGTCACTCACTGGACCTCGGTTCCGTGCGCTATTCCAAGGCCCATGCGCTCGCTGCTCGGCTGCGGAACCTCAATCCAGACTTGCGTGCACAGTCGTTCCGCCAAACATTGAGGGTGGGAGGTTTGCCACTTCCAGAGCTCGTTGGGCAGTGTGAGACGATCATTGACTGCACGGCCTCCGACGAAGTCATTGAAGTGTTGGGGCGGCTGAGTCCCAGCGTATCCTGCCATTTCTTCTCGGCCTCCTTCGGCGTAGGTGCCCGGCGATTGCTGTGCTTCAACGCCATGGGAGACCGCTTTCCGTCGGACGCGTACTGGGCCCAGGCCCAGGAGTGGATTCGCCGCGACCATGAGGAAATCCGGCGCACAGTGCTCCCCCGAGAGGGCGTCGGGTGTTGGCATCCTGTTTTTCCTGCCCGGTCCGATGATGTCGTGCTGGCGGCAGCCATCGCGGTGAAGTCGTTGGTTGCCGCCGTGACAGAGCGTCCCGCCGCACGACTCGATGTCTACGAACGGGATGAGCAGGGCGTGTGCTTTCGAGGAGTCCGGCATGTGTCCCTTCATGACTCCCATGCGGCACCTTGA
- a CDS encoding Mov34/MPN/PAD-1 family protein, which translates to MRHLELCSEDARFRVRIPAATVSRLLYLCRVAGRLETGGILVGRYSDALDCALVSAASGPPPDSKRGPTWFQRGTRGLQAWLERRWASRGDHYLGEWHFHPHAEPTPSATDLRQLDAIALSTQYRCPEPLLLIVGGDPRDAWSLSGHVVPRSGLPIQLQRESICNFQNHSRFKR; encoded by the coding sequence ATGCGGCACCTTGAGCTCTGTTCGGAGGATGCGCGTTTCCGCGTGCGCATTCCCGCTGCGACCGTCAGCCGTTTGCTCTATCTCTGCCGGGTTGCAGGGCGTCTCGAAACGGGAGGCATTCTTGTTGGCCGGTATTCCGACGCGCTCGACTGCGCCTTGGTGAGTGCTGCATCAGGACCTCCCCCGGATTCGAAGCGGGGGCCTACGTGGTTTCAGCGCGGCACCCGAGGGCTCCAGGCGTGGCTGGAGCGTCGTTGGGCGTCACGTGGAGATCACTACCTGGGGGAGTGGCATTTCCATCCCCATGCCGAGCCGACGCCAAGCGCGACGGACCTGCGGCAGCTTGATGCCATCGCGCTGTCCACCCAATACCGCTGTCCGGAGCCCCTGCTGCTCATCGTGGGCGGTGACCCTCGCGATGCATGGTCGCTCAGTGGCCACGTCGTGCCTCGGAGCGGACTGCCCATCCAACTCCAGCGTGAATCCATATGTAATTTCCAGAACCATTCCCGTTTCAAGAGATGA
- a CDS encoding RAMP superfamily CRISPR-associated protein, producing the protein MSSLVLPDPPSSEAIHLRRRFAKGPKLASFTLALKTFTPILGGGPVARSPDLPSVDIIRVPTLRGHLRFWWRALYGHAYVGRGAEALARRERELWGGMGRAKKGPGDDEARAWRSQVELRVLDVRPEGEDTKPINLGTTAGYALWPARKGKNEQADIPRWAPGLQFTLEVIAPEGEDMAQVRNAVRAWILFGGYGSRGRRGCGSVCLAASGPVAAEWLPASADRASLRRLFGDVPLFAPEQAADACDMPLLRGARLFRGNAGAKPRDGSEVWLIALKWLREFRQGTEPAPAGSAEQVGIARKPGEGNRAGRSNWPEADKIRRFARPSGKDSRGGFAPRSEGKAYPEVHAPRPQHSATAAWPRAGFGLPIVFHFQQKRREDNDYYQPKEPEDIQLQWEESGSEKLMDRLASPLIVKALPLADGRFEPIALWLERGAPRGGQVVMTQRGTAVPRTRVPFESSFRARDDQPLFQTLQQADNLRDAFFWWLEETRRAQEA; encoded by the coding sequence ATGTCCTCTCTGGTTCTGCCTGACCCACCTTCATCCGAAGCCATTCACTTGCGCCGGCGCTTCGCCAAGGGGCCGAAGCTGGCGTCCTTCACGCTGGCCTTGAAGACCTTCACGCCCATCCTGGGAGGAGGGCCAGTGGCGCGAAGCCCGGACCTCCCCTCCGTGGACATCATCCGGGTCCCCACGCTGCGCGGGCACCTCCGCTTCTGGTGGCGCGCGCTGTACGGCCACGCCTACGTGGGGCGGGGCGCGGAGGCGCTGGCGCGTCGGGAGCGCGAGCTCTGGGGCGGCATGGGGCGGGCGAAGAAGGGGCCAGGGGATGATGAGGCGCGTGCCTGGCGCTCCCAGGTGGAGTTGCGGGTGTTGGACGTCCGTCCCGAGGGAGAGGACACGAAGCCCATCAACCTCGGCACCACGGCGGGTTATGCGCTGTGGCCGGCGCGCAAGGGGAAGAACGAGCAGGCAGACATCCCTCGTTGGGCTCCGGGCCTCCAGTTCACGCTGGAGGTCATCGCACCCGAGGGTGAGGACATGGCCCAGGTGCGCAACGCGGTGCGAGCCTGGATTCTGTTTGGGGGGTATGGCTCGCGTGGCCGGCGCGGCTGCGGCTCCGTGTGCCTGGCGGCCTCGGGCCCCGTTGCCGCGGAGTGGCTCCCGGCCTCCGCGGACCGGGCATCGCTTCGGCGCCTCTTCGGGGACGTGCCGCTCTTCGCGCCTGAGCAGGCGGCGGATGCCTGTGACATGCCTCTGCTGCGGGGCGCGCGCCTCTTCCGGGGGAACGCGGGCGCCAAGCCGCGTGACGGGAGCGAGGTCTGGTTGATCGCGCTCAAGTGGCTGCGGGAATTCCGCCAGGGCACCGAGCCCGCGCCCGCCGGGAGTGCTGAACAGGTGGGAATCGCGCGCAAGCCTGGTGAAGGAAATCGCGCGGGCCGCTCCAACTGGCCGGAGGCCGACAAGATTCGCCGCTTCGCCCGGCCATCTGGCAAGGACAGCCGAGGCGGCTTCGCTCCAAGGTCCGAGGGCAAGGCCTATCCCGAGGTCCACGCTCCGCGCCCACAGCACTCGGCGACCGCGGCCTGGCCGCGCGCTGGCTTCGGGTTGCCCATTGTCTTCCATTTCCAGCAGAAGCGGCGCGAGGACAATGACTACTACCAGCCGAAGGAGCCCGAGGACATCCAGCTCCAGTGGGAGGAGAGCGGTTCGGAGAAGCTGATGGACCGCCTCGCATCGCCGCTCATCGTCAAGGCGCTGCCGCTGGCGGATGGCCGCTTCGAGCCCATCGCGCTGTGGCTGGAGCGCGGAGCGCCTCGGGGTGGACAGGTCGTCATGACGCAGCGGGGGACGGCAGTCCCACGGACGCGGGTTCCTTTTGAAAGCAGCTTCCGGGCCCGCGATGACCAACCCCTTTTCCAGACACTCCAGCAGGCGGACAACCTACGCGACGCCTTCTTCTGGTGGCTGGAGGAAACCCGCCGTGCCCAGGAGGCGTGA